The genomic region AAGAAAATATATCACAATACATAAAAACAAAATATGCATGTAATCTAATATCAATTATTACAATACAAGACATTATATCTTACATATCTAAGGAAAAAAATAAGAAACTATTTAGAAACTTAGAAAAAATGTGTAAATACTATATTAAATATAGTTTATAAAAAATAATAAACACAAATATTCATATTCCGGTATGTCCAAATCCTTTTTTTCCTCTTGTACTAATTTTAGTAAATTCACTAACTACATTTAATTCCACTTTTAATATAGGTATAAATACTATTTGAGCAATACGATTCCCTGGATGAATGGTAAATGATTTATTACTACGATTCCATAAAGAAATCATTAAAGATCCTTGATAATCAGAATCAATTAAACCAATAGAATTACCTAATATAATTCCATGGATATGACCTAATCCTGATCTAGGTAAAATTAAAGCAGTAATCAAAGGATCTTCAATAGATATTGCTATACCAGAAGACAACAAAACAGATTTATTAGGTTTTAAATTTATTATATGATCATTACAAGATAATAAATCTAAACCAGAAGATCCAATAGTCTTATAAGAAGGTAAAGGAAATATATTGCCTATACGTTTATCTATAATTTTAATATTTATTTTTTTTTTCATAAAAAAACCATTAATAAAAAATTAAAATATTTTAAATTTTTACAATTCAATAATATAATTATTAAAAATCTTATTTTATTAATTGTATTAAATTTAAAATAATAAATTTGTGTATATTATTTTTTATTTAAAATCATCATATTTAAAAATATAACATGATGATTATATAATAATTTTATTAAAAACAATATAAATTAAAAAATACTAAAAATTTTACATAATTATGTTTAAAAGAATAAATATTTATTTAAATAAAAATTTTAAACAGTAGTAAAAATATATATTTTATTTTAAAAATTTTTAATTATTGATATCTTAATTAAATAAAAAACGTAAATTCAATCAAATAAATCTATTAAATTTTATATAAGAACTTAAAAAAAATTATTTCTTAGATATAGCATTTACAATAAATGTAGTAGAAATATTTTTATAAGGACTAAAAACTACCTCATACTTTCCAACACTTCGTATTGTATTTGACAATAAATTAATTTCACTTTTATGAACTATAATACCTAAAGATTGTAAAGTATTAATTATGTCTCTTACACCTATAGAACCAAAAAATTTTCCATCTATACTAGATTTAGAAGCAATATTTATCATCCCTATAGATTTAATTTGATCAACTTTATTTTTAGAAGAAATAATTTTTTGATCTATTTGTTTTTTTATCTCTAATTTTTTATTTTCAAAATATGTAATATTTTTTTTAGTAGCTAATACAGCTTTTTTACTTGGAATTAAAAAATTATTAGCATATCCAGGTAATACTTTAACAATATCTCCCTTATTACCTAAATTTGAAATTTTTTCTAATAAAATTATTTGCATTATATAAAATCCTTAAAATTTTAAAATAAATTAAAATAATAAATTGAATAATCAATTATGTTTATCAGTATAAGGTAATAAAGATAAAAATCTAGCTGTTTTAATAGCTTTAGATAATTGACGTTGATATTTAGCTTTTGTACCAGTAATGCGACTAGGAACTATTTTACCACTTTCTGTTATATAATTTTTCAACATAACTATATCTTTATAATCTATTTCTGTAATTCCTTCAGCTGTAAAACGACAAAATTTTCTACGACGAAAGTAACGTGCCATTTTTTTTCCTTATTAAAAATTCGAAATAAAAAACTAATTTTACATTAAATTTTATTTAAAATTTTATAATTCTAAAAGATAAATTTTTATAAACTAACAAAAGATTTATTTTGAATGATATCTTTTTTATCAAAATTATCATCTTTTAATTTTGCAATAGGAGAAATTTCTGTATATGCTTTTTTTACTTTTATAATTAAATTTCTAATAATATATTTGTTAAATCTAAAATTATCTTCTAATTTTTTTATTGTATTTAAATCTACCTCTAAATTCATTAAAATATAGTGCGCTTTATGCAATTTATTTATAGTATAAGATAATTGACGTCTACCCCAATCTTCTAAACGATGCAATATACCATTATTATCTTTTATAATTTTTTTATAATTTTGAACTATACTTGTAATTTCTTCGCTTTGATCAGGATGAATTATCAATATAATTTCATAATGCCTCATGAAAGTATCCTTATATAAATTTATAAAATATTTTATATTGAATTGTTTGAATAATAAATAACTTTTTACAATATAAAATTTATTTTTTAAATTTAATTAAATTTTATAATATAATTTTATTTTAAAAAATTTAATTAATGATAGATTATTATACTACATATAAAAATTAATTAAAATAAACAAAAGAACAATTTATTTTATGCTCATATAAATTTACATCAGTAATTTTAACTTTTATTGTATCTCCTAAATAAAAAACTTTTTTAGAAAATTGATGGATTAATTGTTGATTTAAAATATCTAAATAAAAAATCTTATTATTAATAGAATTAATACAAATAAAAGAGTCAATAAATAAATTATTTAATTTAACAAAAATACCTAAAGAAGTAATATTAAAAATAACAGCATTAAATATCTTGCCAATCTTAGATTTCATAAAATTACATTTTAACCAATCAATAACATTTTTAGTTACTTCATCTGCACGTCTTTCTGTCATAGAACATAAAACACCTAACTTTTTCATATCTGTTATACTATAATGATAACCACCAGAACTTAAATTATTAAACTTATAATGAAATAATTTTTTCTTTTTAATTAAGTATTTTATAGAACGATGCAATAAAAGATCTGGATATCTTCTAATAGGAGATGTAAAGTGAGCATAATGAGACAAAGATAATCCAAAATGACCTCTGTTCTCTGAATCATAAATAGCTTGTTTCATAGATCTTAAAAGATTAATCTGAATTATTTCTTTATGTGAATGTTTTTTTAAATTATTTAATAATAAAGAATAATTCAAAGAACTAGGATTCTTACCTCCTTTAAGAGTTAAACCAAATTTTTTTAATAAATAACGAAAATTAATTACATTATTAGTATTTGGTTTATCATGATCTCTAAACAAGGAAGGTTCAGAATATTTTAAAACAAGGTCAGCTGAGGAAATATTTGCTAATATCATACAATATTCAATCAAACGATGAGAATTATTTCTTTTAGCACGATAAATATATTTAATATTATTTTGTTCATCTAAAATAAATTTTGGTTCTGGATTTTCAAAATTAATACTTCCTCTATTTTTTTGAGAAATTTCTAGAACAGAATAAAAAAATGATAATTTATTTACAAAATCAATAATATTTTTTTTATATTTATTAATTATTTTT from Buchnera aphidicola (Neophyllaphis podocarpi) harbors:
- the rplI gene encoding 50S ribosomal protein L9, with product MQIILLEKISNLGNKGDIVKVLPGYANNFLIPSKKAVLATKKNITYFENKKLEIKKQIDQKIISSKNKVDQIKSIGMINIASKSSIDGKFFGSIGVRDIINTLQSLGIIVHKSEINLLSNTIRSVGKYEVVFSPYKNISTTFIVNAISKK
- the rpsR gene encoding 30S ribosomal protein S18 encodes the protein MARYFRRRKFCRFTAEGITEIDYKDIVMLKNYITESGKIVPSRITGTKAKYQRQLSKAIKTARFLSLLPYTDKHN
- the rpsF gene encoding 30S ribosomal protein S6, with amino-acid sequence MRHYEIILIIHPDQSEEITSIVQNYKKIIKDNNGILHRLEDWGRRQLSYTINKLHKAHYILMNLEVDLNTIKKLEDNFRFNKYIIRNLIIKVKKAYTEISPIAKLKDDNFDKKDIIQNKSFVSL
- the dut gene encoding dUTP diphosphatase yields the protein MKKKINIKIIDKRIGNIFPLPSYKTIGSSGLDLLSCNDHIINLKPNKSVLLSSGIAISIEDPLITALILPRSGLGHIHGIILGNSIGLIDSDYQGSLMISLWNRSNKSFTIHPGNRIAQIVFIPILKVELNVVSEFTKISTRGKKGFGHTGI